A segment of the Prochlorococcus marinus str. SB genome:
CAGCAATGTTGGGTTTTGTCGCAGCTGTAGGTGCCTACGTAACAACTGGTCAAATCATTCCTGGTTGGTTTTAAATTTTAGAAGCAAGAATTCTTCCTCTAAAATTGTTTGAGATTACATTCTTAAACTACAATTTCAATAACTTAAATTCTTAACATTTCTTCTTTTTAAACTTATTGAAGAAATGTTTTTTTACTTTATCCTAT
Coding sequences within it:
- a CDS encoding high light inducible protein, with the translated sequence MTPEAERFNGWAAMLGFVAAVGAYVTTGQIIPGWF